Genomic segment of Methanobacterium spitsbergense:
CATAGGTACTCCTTCAACTTCCATTTCAGGCATAGCGTCCATTTCTGTAGAAGATTCTTCTTCAACTGAACCAGATTCTTCTGCAGTTTTTGCTTTAGCTTCTTTCAACCTTTCCATGATAGGATGGTTATTTTCTCTAAGGAACTTTCTGATCTCTTTAATACTATTTGCATCTTCTTCGGTTGGTATTTTATCAGCCAGATCTTCTGGTATGAAATCTATAAGAGAATCTTTAATTGCTTTAGGAAGCCAAATAATCCTTTCATAACCACCATCTGCTTGTAAAAACTTTGGTGACCTCATGTATTCCAAACTTAAACCAGCAAATCCTTCAACTTGCTTTCCTCCAGAACATTGTCCTGCCATTGCAGAAAATGGAATTCCAAGAGGTGTTTCTCCTTTAAAGTCCCTGTCTACAATTCCTACGCCATCGAGTTCAGGTATGTAAAATGCAACCGCTTCAAAACATCCACAGGAAGTATGGGGGTATCCAAATACACTGTGTAGATAAACTCTGTCAACTGTTCCTTGAGATTTGTCTGCCATTACAGTGTTCACATTGGCATATTCTCCCCTAATTTCGTCTAATACTTCTCCTTTATCAATTTCGAATATTGGACCATCAGGATCCATTTTAGCAGCTGCTCTGCAGTCAAACCAGTTAATTGCTCCGCAAAGTGCTGTTCTATCTGGTGTTACAATACATGTATGTGTTGGTGCAAATGATTGACACATAACACAACCGTAAAATACATCTACATCCTCGTCTGAAAGTTCTCGAGCCCTTGCATCTCTTTCTTCATATTGTTTACTTGTATTTTCAAGGAAAGCTTCAACTTCTTTTTTATCAGTGTATAATGTGACGGATATTTCCTCAATTATTGGAAATTCTTCTTTAAAGAGTATAGAAAGAGATTTTCCAAGATGTTCCAGTTCAAAACCGGCATCATTAGCTTCTTTACTCACACGACACCATATTTGATCGCGCTGATTTAGATGCATGAATCCTTTTATATAATTACAAAGTTCATGCGTTCTACGTTCTATAACTCCTTCAAGTTCCTTTTCGAGTTTTTCTCCCTTTATCTCGATGAGAATACCGAATGGATATATTTCTCCTTCCTTCATCTCGCTGAGATTAGGGCCTATCACCTCTACTTTCCCGTTTTCAACTTCTTCTCTTACTTGAACCAGTTCTGCCCCTATGGATTTAGGGCCTGCAAGTTCAACGAACATGTTCGCCGATCTTATCCTTTCTCCCTCGTACATTGGGCTGACATCAACAGGTATATCCTCAAACATTGCATTCCTCCGATTTATCTATTTCTAGTTTATATATGCTATATATTCCAGTTTTTTAATTAAATTAGTCTGTTTTCATTTTTTCTAGGTATATTGACCATTCTTTATCCTTCATATTAGGGAATGATGCATCTGCATTTGAGTGGAAATATTTACAAAGTGTAAGGGTCTTAAGATGTGGTGCAAAGTGCTTTAGAGTTGAAAGACCCTGTGAAGCCATGTAATATATGCCTCCAATGAATATAACCAAATCATGTTGTCCTTCACCTTTCAAACCTTCCCATTCAGGGTCTTTTAAGAGGTTAATAATTTCAACAATTCCATATGCCTTTGTTTCTACTCTTTTGTCAAGATAAATCTTGAAGGTATCTGCGGTGGTTACAATTGGCAGATCCCATTTTTCAGCTATTTCAATTGAATGAGTAACAAGAGGTTCCTCTTTTGCAAGTGGTCCTAATACTAATAACGGCCTTTTTGCTTTTTTAACCATCATCTTAGCAGTTTCAGGTGTCACCATAAGTGCCTGTTTGGGTCCTGCTATAACAGTTGGCTGCCATGGAATAACTCTTTCATTCATCTAATCACCTTTCATATCCATTAAAGAAGGTTCTTGAGGTAATTTTCTAGGTTTCCAATTTTTTTCATCTAATATTTTCATAATATCCCTTTTATAGGTGATTGGAATATCCTTTTGAACCCTTACGAACTTGTAAATATCTTCGGGTATTGTTCCAAAGTACTTCTTGTGAAGATCTATGTAATGGTTAAGCTTTAACTGACGACCCTTTGAAGTATCGTTTGGTCTTAAACATAATTTAGCAGTCATTACAGTTGCTTCTCCAATAGTTTCGGCCGCATAAAGAAGATGTTCAGGTGCAGGTTCCCCATTTACAATTTCTCCATTTCTTAGATCGTTGACCTGCCATGATTCCTCTTTGTCTGTCCTTCCTAAGAATAAACGCCTATATTTAGAAGCATGAGGACCTACAACTACAGGTATTCCCCATCTGTTTACACCAGTTGCAATTGCAGCCGCTTTCTGAGAATATGCTCCCCACGCAACACCGCATGCTCCCACCCTGTTAAGTATATAATCTGCTATTTCCTCAAAATTACCTTCTAAAGGCTTTTTAGCAAATATATTAGCGATTTTAATAGCCACGCCAGGGATATGTGCATTTGAAACACATGACCCCATGTTTACAAGTCCTTTTGCTTCAAAAGATCCACTATAACGCTCGTATAGAGTTTTTCCTTCTTCATCCTTGTATTCCCCAAGCGTCATTGCTCCACAGCCAGTTGTGACTACTATATAATTCCTTTCAAGGAACTCTTCAGCCATTTTAGCTACTTCTTCTCCACCATCAGGGTAGTTAGTGCAGCCGACAAATGCTATAACTCCAGGAATGTCTCCCAAAACAATAGGTGCACCAACCCTTCTGACTTCAACATCTTGAACAGGCCCTCTGCCTGCCCTTATGTTATATTTCTGGTCTTGGAGGTTTATTTCACCTATTTTAGCCATCATGGATATGATTGGTATGTCCCTTGGACATTCTTGTTCGCATCTTCCACAGGAATAACAGATGTCATTGTCGTAAAGTCTCTGCATCTGGGAGAGATCTCCCTTACTAGCAGCCATTACAGCATCCATCATGGGTATGCTATTTGGACATACACGATCACACCATTCACATTCTGTACATTCTTTTGCCAGTTCAACAACTTCATCTAAATCTGGAAGTACTTTAACTTTAGAACGTCCCTCTGATGTTTTCATTGCAACTTTAGCAGCTACTTCCCCAACTTTATCAGGGTCTAATATCAATGCACCTTCGATTTGGTTGTTGACAAGTTCTGATACGATTTTATCAGAGTCTTCATCTGTTTTATTAGGAAGTCCAAGACACATCTTATCAGTGGTTGCAATTACCACTGCATTATTTTTCTTGGCTTCTTCAAGCACATCCGTTCGTATACATTGTTCATCAACAATTATAACATCAGCAACACCACTTCGTATGAATTTAAGTTGTTTTGAAATGGGACCCACAATTTTTGCATTTTTATTATAACGGGTTATATCTATTGCAGCACAACATATACCACAAACCTCTAAATCTTCTTCAAGATTCTGCTCCTCCAAGTAGTCCATTATGCCTGCTCCAGGGGCAACATTATGTCCTATGCATAGAATCACTGGTTTTTCCCTGTCAATTGTTCCTATTCCAAGTTCCACCAGTGGTGCTTCAGCATCACCTTTTGGCATGTCAAGAGCAACTATCTGTGCCAAATCTCCTATTTCTTTTCCAAGATTATCCATTAAGCCTGCGTGAAGTGCTTTTGATTCAAAATCAATACTACTACCTTCTTGCCCAGTATGACAAGCTGAAAGGAGGTGAACCATCTGTTCTTCAAGATAATCTAAAGCTTCTTTTAAATCTCCTAATTTTTTAGGTGTTTTACCTATTAATGTCCTCATAATTGGGGCTTCAATATCTATGCCCGTCCCCATATCTATTGGGAAGTCTTTGCCTTTTTTATCAATGAGATATTCCAGGAGATGTCTAGCGTGTCCTGAATGGGCTGCTGATCCAATGCAACATGCAAGAAGTACTGTTCTTGCTTGCTGTGCGGCAGCATCAATACCACACGCTCCTTTTTTCCCGAGTAGGTCACATTTACCATACGTGCATAAACAACACATATCGCAGAGTGGAGCGTAGAATGGCTCGTATCTCTCCAGTAACTTCATGTCCCAAGATCTTAAATCTGTTACATTCGGTTTTTGAGTAGGACCCATAGGCACCAATGGTTCATCAGTACTTTCAGTTCCCTCTTTCTGGATTATATCTCCTATTGATATCTTGAAATCCTTTGTTTTCCAAAAATCGTCCTTGAATTCCTTAGGTTTAGGTGCCATGCTTATCACCAATTATTAATGATTTATAATGATGTTTTTCCTATGTAACAATATATATATAAATATGTGGGTATTACGTTTTATCAAAATTCTATGTCTTTTTGATTAAAAATGATTTGATCTATTGATCAAAATTATTGATAGAGAAGTTATTATAAACAAAAAGAACACTACTGCTTGGTTCTAACAATTTTCAATATTTATTTAGAATATTATTAAAAATCTCATAAAAAAAGTATAAAAAAATTTTTCCAAAGAATTTTATTGGATTATACTTGTGGTTCCAATCTCTTAATCATGAAAGCCAAGAAACCAACAATCATCGGAAATAGGAACAAATACATTATAATAAGTAGTATAGGAGGTATTAAAGCCCCCATTACAGTTGAAGCTGCTATTAACATGATCATTGTTATAACTGGAGCAAGAATTGCAATAAACATGTATATCATTGTGAATGAATTTAGTTTCTGGGCATAATCCTTTAATTTCATCCTTAATTCATAAGCAGTATCCTCTGCAATAACGTTAAGTGTTTTTGCAAGATCTCCTCCGCTTGAAAGCGTTCTTGTTATCTGATAAACAGCCCTTCGAAGTCCTTCAGAATTTATCCTGTCGCTCATGTCAACTAACGCTTTTTCAGTTGTTTCACCATATTTTATTTCTTCAAGCGCCCTTGCAAATTCTTCTGAAAGAGCCCCATAACCTGATAGAGCAACAGACCTCATACTATCGTGCATTCCTATACCTGCACGAAGTTCTGTCGCCATTTGTCTCAATGCAAATGGTAATTCTCTTGATGCCTCATTTGAACGTGACCCCTTTTTGATGTTGGGCAAGTAAACAAGAACTACAGACATCATGAGGATTACTAATCCAAAAACTGCACCAATAACTATTCCAAATCCCAGTATGATCATGAGCATGAACACAACAACAAATGAAATTCCACCCATTACAATGATCATTCTTGGTTCTAGGCCCTGTTTCTCATCCTCTTTTAGAAGTTCTTCTAGAGATGCCTTTTGATAAACATCTTTTTTAACCTTCCCTTTCTTGGCCGGTTTCAAACCCCTATCATATTTTTTATCAATTAATTCCTTGAAAATCTCTATTTCATCCTTGTCCATACGCATTTTTTCTATGACACGAGGTGATGTTCTTTTAACAGTACTTTTACTAGATGATGTCCTTTTTAATCCTTGACCAACTTTGCCGGTTCTGGTTCTAATTTGACTCAGTTTATCAACTGGTACAGATACTCCTTCGCCAACCTTCTTAGTTGAATCTACGGTCATTCCACCTATTCTATTGAAGAAATTTTTGAGACCTTCAAAAACCATTTTATCACCAAAAAGTACCCTTAAATGTTTAATAATTAATTTAATTATCTTTTGCTAATTATAATATCTTTTCGAGAATCTCATCAGGATCTCTATAATAATTGTTAATATAATTTCCAACTTCTTCTATGGATCTTAAGTTGTTATCTGCTAGATACTCCAGTAAAAGTCTCCTTTTTTCGATCTCTTCTTCGATATCAGTAATTCCTATTCCCCTAAGTTCAGCTATGTCTCGCAGGGTTTGGCTTGCTATTCCAACATATTCCACCTTATCAGAAACATTATTCCATTCAAAAACTCTATTTAACTGAACATTGCCCTCTTCCATTCCCACTATTTCTGCTACCTCAGTTACACGTCTGATTGAGCCGCCTTCAGGTCTGTACATCCTGTTTTGCATTATAATAAAATCAAGGGCAGGAATCATGATAGTTGGTACATTCATTGGAGGGTTTACCAATCTTGTAACAGTTTCCCTCGCAGTGTTTGAGTGAACAGTTCCCATACCTGAGTGTCCTGTATTCAATGCTGTAAAAAGAGTTACAGCTTCACCACCCCTCACTTCACCAACTATTACCCTATCTGGTCTCTGTCTCAATGAATTTTTAACAAGAGTATCCATTGTTAATTCCCCCTTCCCTTCAATATTAGGTGGACGGGTTTCCATTCTCAAAACATGAGTATGAGGAAGTTGAAGCTCTAAAGTATCCTCAATTGTTATTATACGTTCTCTTGGAGGTGTGAAAGCTGTAACTGCATTTAAAGTAGTTGTTTTACCTGAACCAGTTCCTCCAGCAATTATAGCATTACAAGGTTTAACACCAAGTCCATCCGTGCAAACCCATAAAAAACCAGCCAGATGAGAGGATAAAGTTTTGAAATTGATCAAATCAACAATTGTTAATGGGTCTTTCCTGAATTTCCTAATAGTTAATGTTGCACCATCTGCAGAAACAGGAGGTATTGTTGCGTTTACCCTTGAACCATCAGGGAGCCTAGCATCAAGTATAGGCGTTTGTTGATCTATTCTACGGTTAACTTGCCTAGCAATAACATCAATTATTGCCTTGATATCTGAATCATCATCAAAAATAACATTCGTAATCATCATACCTATCTTTCGGTGGTAAACAAACACATTTCTATTTACACCTATCACCATTATCTCTTCGAGGTCGTCATCCTTTATCATTGGATCTAGCTGACCATAACCAAGCATTTCCTGTGATATTTGGGTTGCCAGTCTGTCAACATCCCTCACGCCTTTAGACCTTAAAAATTCCTTTACTTCCCCTATAAAACTTCCTTCATCTATTCGGAAATCTTCACCTTGAGCCACTGCTACCTCAACTAGTTTTTCACGAACTTCGTTGAATATCAATCGTTCATTTTCAGAAAACTTAGGAAGACTCACATTATAAGTCGGTATTAAACCTTCTTCTATAATTTCTGCCTTTAAAACATCCGAAACTTTTTTTACAGATTTTGAACGTTTAGAAGGCCGTTTCATGACTTTATCTAAATTAAATGCCGAATCTTCACTTTTATCCCGTGCCTTATGTATCGGCTCTTCTTTTTCTTCATTACTCTGCTTAAATATGTCATTTGAGTCGTTTTTGGACTCATCATCACCAGCAAATTCCCCAAGAAGATCTCTGAGGATTTCTTTACGTTTATCTTTCATAACTCTCAGATATCTATATAATTTAACCAATATTTAAGGATAACTTTTTATTATTGTATTCTTTTTCTAAAATAAGATCATGAAATTAAATGTTTTTTAATACAATCAATGCAAATGATAAACTATTTCTAATTATAAAATTTTTCAATTTTTTTCAGATAAATTAATCTAACATATTTCAGTATTATAAAATGATTATCCAGAATAATTAAATTAGAATATTATGATATAAATCAACAAAATAAGAAAGATAAAAACATTAACCCAAATAATATCCGCTGTTAATTATTTAATTTTATTTAATTTTTATGGTTACAATATTAATAATATACAAAATGTGACTGTTTGATTGGAAGTATCCATTCTTTGTGATAATTTTAAAATAGATTTTTCAACCAAAGCTATATTATTCAACTTCCAAATCCAAACATCTTATCTTACTATGCAGATCCCAAAGTTCATCATATAATCTATGATAACTTTCACTTGATGGATCATCTTTAATAAGTAATATCTCATTATATTTTGAATAGAATTCATTTTTTAATTCAAATAGTGTTTTATGTTCGTTTAATAAAACGTTAATCTCATAAATTTTACTTATATCCTCCATTATTGCTTAAACCCCCATTGTTCTATTAAAAATATTGAAAAATTTTCGTCTAAAAACATATTATTTTCAATTGGTATTTGTTACAAATAAATTTTGTTGAAACATATCAAAAAAGGTAACCAAAGACCATCAGATAAGTAAAAAAAATATGTTATTATTAAAAAAATAATAATCAAAAAGATTATTACAACATCTCTTTATTAAAATAATTACCATTACTCATGCTGCAATATTTTTTATTTTTTTTATAGTTCTTTTTATGAATTTCAAGAGTTTAGAATTGTTTTTCAATTTTTTCTCCCTTTCAAATTTGTATAATGCCATCTGTATGGAAGTATATAACCCAATATCATCGAATGGTTTTGTTATATAACCATATGGGTTTGTCATTGATGCTCTTTCTAATATCTCATCATCATAATAGGCTGTAAGATATATAAAAGGTATATCATGGAGTTTTCTTAATATCTGGGCTGTTTTTATTCCATCTAAATCCCCTTTTAATATAATATCCATTAATATTATATTAGGTTGCATTTCATTTGATTTTGATATTGCATCTTTTCCATTAGATACAATTCCAAGTACAAAATAACCCATATTTTCTAATCGTTGCTTTAAATCTTTAGCAACTATGGATTCATCTTCTACAATTAAAATTTTTGTATTATTCATTCCCTGCCCCATGTCTCACTAGAAATTTAATTAGATTCGAATAAATACAAATTTTATAAACATAGATATTAAATTATGGGATCAAATTAGTTAGAAATTAAAAAATTTTTATCAGAAAAATATGTTTATTAAAAGATATAATTAACCATATGAACATGGACTGCGTATGTGGAGCTGGGTGTGTCAAAGATTCCGCAACTATATTAAAACAAATTAAGAATAAATACCCCGCTTGTGTACATTGTAAAAATCCAAAGCTTAAAAAATTCAAACCACTTAAAGATCAAATAGAATTTAAACGATTGAATGAAAATTTTGGATTGTGTATTTGTGGAAAAAGACATTTAGATGTTGTTATGGCACATATACTAAAAATCATGATTCAAGAGGGCATAAGAGATGAAAACTCCACTTTAAGAAATACATGCACACCATTAATAACTCCAGCATATCCAACAAAATCCCCACCTTATCTTATGGAAAATTCAATGGTCATATTAACAGATAAAATAACAAAAAATTGTGCTGATAAAATAATAAATGAAATACCCGAAGTGAAAGGTATTTTATATGGAGATATACGGGAAACAGTTGGATTAAAAGATTCAGATTCTAAGCCTAATGTCTATAAACTCCTTGCAGGGTGTGATATGAGATGTGATGTGGTTTTTACACCATATGGAGAATTATGTATCTATCGAAACCAAGCTGAAATTCATGTTGAGTTTTCTAAACCAGTATCCCCCAAAGTTGAGATATTAAAAACGTTCTTAGACAAATATAAAAACCCAAGCATTCTTGATTGTACTTGTGGTCCTGGAACTCTTGGAATAACATGTTTAAAAGCAGGTGCAAAAAGAGTTGTATTTAATGATATTTGGTATCCTGCAATAAAAATGACTCTACTGAATCTCCAAGTAAATGGATATGATACTGATTCTTTTGATGTTAATACAGGTTTAATAGGATCAGGTGAAAATTTCCAAGTTTACTGTCAAGATATTAAGAAATTAGAAGAATCACTCCAAGAGAAGTTTGATATATGTATTATTGATACATTTCCTGGTGTTGATACTGAAAATTTCATTAATTCTGTAAAAGGATTTTGTAAAGAGGTTATTGTGATTAGTTAAGAGATTAATTTTATTATTTAAATTTATTTTGTTTAACTCACAATTATAAACCAGCATAAATAATAATCGCTGGAACAATTAGAACTCCCATTAGATTAGATTTGTTAACTCCAATATAATGTGGTATTAAACCCAGAGAAATTGAAGTGATATAAACAAGTAATATATACAAAAGATTTGTATGTTCAATAAATGCGAAAAAAAATACTAATACGCTCATAAAAGTAATAACTAGTTTTGAAAGTTTGCTATAGTTTATTCGATTTATATGTTTTATTAACATATCTCCCAGCTTTAAACAGAAGAAGGTTGATATTGCTACTGCAGTGAGAGAAACAAATACAAATAAGAGGAGGTAGTTCACGTCAAAATTCTCGATCATTTTATCAATAAATACTGCGATACCACTTCTTGGATTTCCAATTAAATATATTGCCATGAGCGAAAATAACGCATCGGATACATTCACTCCACTAATTGCTACCAAAAACCCCTCTCGATTATTTCCCATATCCCCTCCACCACTTAATTCTTGTGCCAAAATACTTCCCTGAGCTGGTCCCATTCCTGGTAAAAATCCAAGAATACTACCGGCTATTCCTCCAGCAATTATTCCCCTAATAACTTTTTTATTTACTTTTAAACCTAATAAAATGTCTTGAACCGGCACCATGGAGTTCTTTGATAGACTATAAATTAAAGTACTAATCCCAAAAAGTCCTGTAAACATTGTTAGAAGAGAAACATTAGAGGATATGGGTGTGTTCAGCATTATCCATCCCATAATTCCTGAAAAAATAAATAAAAATATTGACCATGCCATTGAATATGTATCTCTATTAAGCCGTATTATCATGAAAACTACGGCTAATATTAGAATTATATAGATATAAGGTTTTAATATGCCATAAAGTGGAGGTAAACACATTACAAAGAGAGGTAGTAAAATTACTGTAACAATCAACGAACCAAATCCTCCAATAGTCACTAACCTTATTGCTTCTCTACCCCTTCCATGTAGCATAAAATAATGACCAGGTAAAATTGATAGAACAGTACCCTCTTCAGGCACACCCAAAAAAATAGAAGGTAAAAAATCTATCATTGAATGTGAAATTGACATTGAAAGTAAGAACACAGCAAGAAATGTCGGTGAAAATGATTCTAATAGAAAAGTTGATGAAGCAAAAATAAAGGCACCAACTGTGTTAACATGAATCCCTGGAATGATACCAGTTATTGCACCACATATAACACCAATCAAACATGCTAATAATATATCAAAAATTTAATCACCTAAAATAATATTTGTGATTCATAATTAATAATATTAATTATTAAAAAAGTATTATTACGATTATTTAAAAAATTTGGAAAAATTAGAATTTTAGTGATATAAATAAAAAAAAATAGTTATTAGAAGGTTTACATTAACCTTCTTACATCAACAACTTCAATACTAGCTACATCTTCGAGTTTAGATAGGTTTTCTTCTATCTTTTCGGTGCCACCTTCTGCATCATCCACAACAACCGTCACATTAAGGGCAACAAGCCCAAATGCTATTGGTTCTTCTTCAATGCTATGCAGTTCTGTATTTTCAGGTATTGAATTTTTTATTCCTGCCTTAACTTTAGCCAGATCAATTTCAGGACTTTCTGGCATTAACTTGATTGTTGCTACAACTTCTCCCATTATTTCGCCTCCTTACAATCATCAATCTTAAGATTGATTTAAGGTTGAATATAAATTAATACACCTAAATTTTAGGTGTATGTTTCACTTAAAAATTAAAAAAGATCTAAGTTATTATGGTCCTTTAAAGCCACATTCACATTTGTATAAATGTCCGAATGTTCTGCATTTCTGGCATCTGTAGAGCATTTTCTCGCATTCTGGGCATGGAAACTTAACATAGTTTTCCACTGGTGATATTTCCTGTTTACAGGATGTGCATTCTATTTTCTCCATTTAATTTCCTCCAATGAGTGTATATTTCGAGCTTCGTCCTTCGATAATCGATATTACCCTATCAGGGTATTTGCCGTTAACAACGTAGCAATTAGATTTATATCTGATTAAAAGCTCGGGTAAAAATTCATCAACCGATGTTTCACCAAAATTTAGTAGTTTTTTTGCACCTATAATTTTTATAAGTTTCGCACCATCTTGGCTTGGATCATGCGTGTATATTCCATCTACATCTGTTGCTATTAATAGTTTGGCCTTCAGAAGATCTGATAAATAAAGTGCAATTGAATCTGAGCTCACTCTCCAGCTATGTTCCAAAGGATCTTGATATTCCATTATGTCTGAAGGAATAAAAATAGGTATACTGCCCTGATCAATTACACTTTCGGCCTTTTCAATAGATTTTACGGTTTCAAACCCTTTAACCTTGTCTGCAAGGAGTGTTCCTATTATGTCCATGCATAATATTGCTGATTTATGGTTGGCTGTATTTGAAAATTGTAGATTTTTGTCATAATCTCTTATTTTATTTGCAAATATTCCCCCACCACAAATTATTAATATTTTTATAGGAATTTGATTGGAATTATTTAAATCTTTAATAGCTTCACATAATTTAATTGCCCTCTCAGGAAACAAACTTCCTCCCAATTTAATTACCCAATCCATATAAACACCACTATTTCAGGAGCTTGAGATCCTTTGTAATTTTATCTATCTTCTCATCTTCATCAGGACCTATTCCAAGACAGGTTATGGTTGATCTGGGCACTTCTGTGTGACCTGCATCATATACCAAGTAGATTGGCATGTTGGTGGCTTTTACAAGTTCGTATATTTCAAATAATTCTTCAAGATCCTTTACTTTTAATACAACCTTTTTTTCACCTTCAGATTCCCATTTTTTTAATATACGGTCATCTGTTTTTTTATACGCACCCAAACAACCATGACATGCTTGAGCAGCGATTTTACCCCGGCTCATGTTTAGATCTGCTCTCATTACTATGACTTGTTTCATTCTTTCACCATTATATTTGTTAAAAAGAGAAAAATATTGTATCAAATTTATCCTTCGAATTAAATTTAAGATCTTAAAAGCCTCTTACCAACTCTGTCCACATCAACTGAGTAAAGTTCCATTCCGGGAATTAAAACCCTTACAACAGGAATTTTAATCTCTTTTCTGGTAAGATCAACGTATAAAATA
This window contains:
- the cdhC gene encoding CO dehydrogenase/CO-methylating acetyl-CoA synthase complex subunit beta, whose product is MFEDIPVDVSPMYEGERIRSANMFVELAGPKSIGAELVQVREEVENGKVEVIGPNLSEMKEGEIYPFGILIEIKGEKLEKELEGVIERRTHELCNYIKGFMHLNQRDQIWCRVSKEANDAGFELEHLGKSLSILFKEEFPIIEEISVTLYTDKKEVEAFLENTSKQYEERDARARELSDEDVDVFYGCVMCQSFAPTHTCIVTPDRTALCGAINWFDCRAAAKMDPDGPIFEIDKGEVLDEIRGEYANVNTVMADKSQGTVDRVYLHSVFGYPHTSCGCFEAVAFYIPELDGVGIVDRDFKGETPLGIPFSAMAGQCSGGKQVEGFAGLSLEYMRSPKFLQADGGYERIIWLPKAIKDSLIDFIPEDLADKIPTEEDANSIKEIRKFLRENNHPIMERLKEAKAKTAEESGSVEEESSTEMDAMPEMEVEGVPMTQVAYAPELTVPSASGGVKIIFRNAKIYAEKVIIKRK
- the cdhB gene encoding CO dehydrogenase/acetyl-CoA synthase complex subunit epsilon, coding for MNERVIPWQPTVIAGPKQALMVTPETAKMMVKKAKRPLLVLGPLAKEEPLVTHSIEIAEKWDLPIVTTADTFKIYLDKRVETKAYGIVEIINLLKDPEWEGLKGEGQHDLVIFIGGIYYMASQGLSTLKHFAPHLKTLTLCKYFHSNADASFPNMKDKEWSIYLEKMKTD
- the cdhA gene encoding CO dehydrogenase/acetyl-CoA synthase complex subunit alpha — translated: MAPKPKEFKDDFWKTKDFKISIGDIIQKEGTESTDEPLVPMGPTQKPNVTDLRSWDMKLLERYEPFYAPLCDMCCLCTYGKCDLLGKKGACGIDAAAQQARTVLLACCIGSAAHSGHARHLLEYLIDKKGKDFPIDMGTGIDIEAPIMRTLIGKTPKKLGDLKEALDYLEEQMVHLLSACHTGQEGSSIDFESKALHAGLMDNLGKEIGDLAQIVALDMPKGDAEAPLVELGIGTIDREKPVILCIGHNVAPGAGIMDYLEEQNLEEDLEVCGICCAAIDITRYNKNAKIVGPISKQLKFIRSGVADVIIVDEQCIRTDVLEEAKKNNAVVIATTDKMCLGLPNKTDEDSDKIVSELVNNQIEGALILDPDKVGEVAAKVAMKTSEGRSKVKVLPDLDEVVELAKECTECEWCDRVCPNSIPMMDAVMAASKGDLSQMQRLYDNDICYSCGRCEQECPRDIPIISMMAKIGEINLQDQKYNIRAGRGPVQDVEVRRVGAPIVLGDIPGVIAFVGCTNYPDGGEEVAKMAEEFLERNYIVVTTGCGAMTLGEYKDEEGKTLYERYSGSFEAKGLVNMGSCVSNAHIPGVAIKIANIFAKKPLEGNFEEIADYILNRVGACGVAWGAYSQKAAAIATGVNRWGIPVVVGPHASKYRRLFLGRTDKEESWQVNDLRNGEIVNGEPAPEHLLYAAETIGEATVMTAKLCLRPNDTSKGRQLKLNHYIDLHKKYFGTIPEDIYKFVRVQKDIPITYKRDIMKILDEKNWKPRKLPQEPSLMDMKGD
- a CDS encoding type II secretion system F family protein, whose amino-acid sequence is MVFEGLKNFFNRIGGMTVDSTKKVGEGVSVPVDKLSQIRTRTGKVGQGLKRTSSSKSTVKRTSPRVIEKMRMDKDEIEIFKELIDKKYDRGLKPAKKGKVKKDVYQKASLEELLKEDEKQGLEPRMIIVMGGISFVVVFMLMIILGFGIVIGAVFGLVILMMSVVLVYLPNIKKGSRSNEASRELPFALRQMATELRAGIGMHDSMRSVALSGYGALSEEFARALEEIKYGETTEKALVDMSDRINSEGLRRAVYQITRTLSSGGDLAKTLNVIAEDTAYELRMKLKDYAQKLNSFTMIYMFIAILAPVITMIMLIAASTVMGALIPPILLIIMYLFLFPMIVGFLAFMIKRLEPQV
- a CDS encoding CpaF family protein; translation: MKDKRKEILRDLLGEFAGDDESKNDSNDIFKQSNEEKEEPIHKARDKSEDSAFNLDKVMKRPSKRSKSVKKVSDVLKAEIIEEGLIPTYNVSLPKFSENERLIFNEVREKLVEVAVAQGEDFRIDEGSFIGEVKEFLRSKGVRDVDRLATQISQEMLGYGQLDPMIKDDDLEEIMVIGVNRNVFVYHRKIGMMITNVIFDDDSDIKAIIDVIARQVNRRIDQQTPILDARLPDGSRVNATIPPVSADGATLTIRKFRKDPLTIVDLINFKTLSSHLAGFLWVCTDGLGVKPCNAIIAGGTGSGKTTTLNAVTAFTPPRERIITIEDTLELQLPHTHVLRMETRPPNIEGKGELTMDTLVKNSLRQRPDRVIVGEVRGGEAVTLFTALNTGHSGMGTVHSNTARETVTRLVNPPMNVPTIMIPALDFIIMQNRMYRPEGGSIRRVTEVAEIVGMEEGNVQLNRVFEWNNVSDKVEYVGIASQTLRDIAELRGIGITDIEEEIEKRRLLLEYLADNNLRSIEEVGNYINNYYRDPDEILEKIL
- a CDS encoding response regulator, which gives rise to MNNTKILIVEDESIVAKDLKQRLENMGYFVLGIVSNGKDAISKSNEMQPNIILMDIILKGDLDGIKTAQILRKLHDIPFIYLTAYYDDEILERASMTNPYGYITKPFDDIGLYTSIQMALYKFEREKKLKNNSKLLKFIKRTIKKIKNIAA